One Novipirellula galeiformis genomic window, AGAAGTTTTTTTTGACTGGCGAACCGCTTGGTTTCCCAGGCGTTTGCCGTTGTCTGGGCCGATTATTGAGTATCGACGAAAATCGTTCAAGCCCTATTTGGCAAGATTGGCGATCTTGTTTTGCTGGACACCTTGGGCGAGCGATCTCGAGCAAGCAACGCTTCTTGGGATCTTCTGATTTTCCCCCATTTCCACGATGCACCTTCACAGGGTACACTCATGGGCTTGATCTATAGAAACGATGAGGCGCAGCGAGCCGATGGTCGGTTTTCCTGTCTCGCCCTCATGTGCCATACGATGACGCCGTAAAGACGAGAGGTCTTACCGAAGGATGTCCACCTCCACTGAGCCCGAAACAACGGAAGTTCCGGAAGAAAAAAAAACGATTCAACTGGAATCGAAGGTCGAAAGTCCTTCGCCATGCGTTCGCCAGGTGATCGTTACGATCCCCCACGCAGAGGTTGAGCGTTACCTGAAGGATGCCTACGACGAAATCGTGCCGGAAGCTTCCGTGCCTGGTTTCCGTGCTGGGCGTGCGCCACGCAAATTGGTTGAAAAGCAATTCCGCGACCGTGTTCGCGAACAAGTGAAGGGCGCCCTTTTAATGGACTCGCTCTCACAAGTGAGCGACAAAGAAGAATTTTCAGCGATCGGCGAGCCGGAGTTTGACTTCGAATCGATCGAATTGCCCGAAGGCGACGGCGACTTCAAGTACCAATTCACCGTCGAGGTTCGCCCTGACTTTGAAACGCCCACTTGGAAGGGACTCAAACTCTCCAAGCCCGTCGAAGAAGTTTCCGATGCCGATGTCGACGAGTCGCTACAACGCGTTCTCGGTCGCTACGCAACGCTCGAAGCGACTGACGAAGCTGCTGCACTTGGCGATAAACTTGTCGTCACGATCAAGTTCTCCGAGAACGGCAAACTGCTCAGCGAATTCGAAGAAGAGCGAATCACGCTCAACAACCGCTTGAGCTTCTCCGATGGCGTGATCGAAGACTTCGGCAAGGTCATGGAAAATGCCGTCGAAGGCGATCAACGCACCGGCAAAGTCAAGATCAGCGACGGCGCAGCGAACGAGGAAATGCGCGGCAAGGAAATCGATGCCGAGATCAAAGTGGTCGAAGTATTGAAGTCCGAATTGCCAAAGATGACGCCAAGCTTCTTAGAAGAACTGGGCGACTTCGAGTCCGAGCAAGAGCTTCGTGATTTCGTTCGCGATTCGCTCACTCGCCAAGCCGATTACCGCACTCAGCAAGCCCTTCGCCAATCGGTCGTTGACGCCTTGGCGGGCGACGCCGACTTTGAATTGCCGAAGTCGTTGGTGCAACGCCAAACCCAACGCGAATTGCAACGCAAGGTGCTTGAGTTGCGTCGCAGCGGTTTTGACGAAGACAACATTCGTCGTTTCGTTAACGCATCACGGCAAAACGCCCAAGCGTCAACCGAAGCGGCGCTTCGCGAACACTTCATCCTCGAAAAGATCGCCGAGGAAACCAAGGTCGATGCAGAAGCAGCAGATTACGATGCCGAGGTCGCATTGATCGCTCAACAAAGCGATTCGCCCGAACGAAAAGTTCGCGCTCGCCTGGAAAAGAGCGGCCAAATGGACGCGCTTCGCAACCAAATCGTCGAGCGCAAGGTGATCGAAATGATCGTCGAGGCTGGCGAAGTCACCGAAGAGAAGGTTGAAAAGACCAAGGGTGAAGACGACGAAGAATTCGCCGTCTACCACAACGTCTTGCCAACACGCGACAGCGACGCGATTCCTGAAGCGAAGTACGAAGACAACGCGCCGAAAGATGGCGAGAAGAAGGAAAAAGAAAAGGAGTAATCCCTTTCAGTCCCCTTTGAATACACAATCGCTCGCTCTCATCAGCCGATGGGAGCGAGCTTTTTTTGTGCCACGGCGCGGCTTTGATTCCTGAAGAAGCCACCGCACAGCGCAATCCACTGCACAGCCCCGACAAACCGCCGAGCAAGCTTCAACGGGCGCTATCGCGGTCTTCCCCAGCAAACCACAACCGGAAGCGACTCCTAAAGACAAAAACGCAACTTCAACGCGGACCCGCCGAGCGATGAAATGCCCCTGTTTGAAATTCGCTCACGCACCCCGACTCCACGCAGTGCAGTGCAGCAAGCAGCCAGCCGACAACTGAATCATTCGGCTTGGCACCAATGCTCAATCGCCCGGCGGTACAAATCGGCGCCCTGTCCGAGCTGATCGATTGAAACCCATTCGTCAGCGGTGTGTGCCTGGGCGATATTCCCGGGCCCGCAAACCAGCCGCTGCGACAACTCGCTGAACTGACCACCATCCGTGGAATAGCACTTCGTTGCCGCCGTGCCGCCAGCAAGCTCGCACATCGCTCTGATACAGGGATCGTCCGCATCGACCCAAACAGGATCGCCTCCCTCGAGGGCTTTGAACTCTAGCCCGAGAGATGCCGCATAGCTCCTCGCTTCGTCGATCAAATCGTTGCCATCGATCCCAGGCATCGTGCGCAGGCTAACCCAAGCTTCGCTTCGGGGCGGCGTGACATTGATCGCAGACCCGTGATCGGTAAACCCAAAATTCCACGACAATGTGGGGGGATCAAAGCGAGCGTCTTGGTAACGGGCTTCACTCAGGGTGCGTTGATGCAGCTCAGCAATCTTTTGAAGCATCGGGACCATTGCGACATTCGCGTTGACGCCATCGTTCGTGCTGCTGTGTCCGGCGCGTCCGTGGCTGATGATGCGAAATCCCGTGATCCCTTTATGGGCGTGAATCACCCTAAGCTCGGTCGGTTCGCCAATGATCGCCAGCGGTTGGGCCTCGACGATCTCGCGAAAGCCGGCTGAAGCGTGAACCAGATGCCTTGCTCCATGAAATCCGGTCTCTTCATCCGCGGTGCAAACGACCCACAACGGACGCGTCTGGGATTCCCGAGGAACCTGCTTTACCGCGGCAAGGAACGCGGCAAGCGAGCCCTTCATATCGCAGGAACCGCGGCCGTAAACACGATCATTAACGATCGTCGCATCGAAAGGACCTGCTGAAGCACCTTGATTCGATTCCGCCTGCGGGGCGCCGGTCCAGTCATTGGCGGGCACGACATCTGTATGGGCGAAATAAGCCAATCCGCCCGCGGGAGACCCCGTCGCCCCGCTTGGCATTCGCTTGGCCAGCACATTGGCTTTCTCGACACCCCGAAAGTCAACGTAGGTGGTGACCTCCGTTTCGAACCCCAGTGAACGCAACATTTCGGCCACGCATTCGGTGACCTCTACATTGCTAACGGAACTAACCGAGGGGAAAGCAATCAAGCGCGAGAGTGTGTCGACAATTTCGTGAGTAACGTTTTTCATGATGTACGTGAGAGTAGCGTTGGATACTGCAAGCGACACAGCGGGTCGCCGCACTTTGTCTGTGTTTTCGTTAGCGGACGCAATCACGCCCCGCACCCGCGGCCAGCGGGCTACGGCGATGACGCGAGCAAGTCTCGCAGGGCAACGGCGATTTGCTTAGGACTAGCGCCTTCGACCTCCGCAGTCATCGCTTCGAGCGTTTGGATTGCCGCTTGTCGATAGGCGTCGTTCGAATTCGGGGCAATCGCTTGGTAGACGGCCTGGGACGCGATCACCGCAGGGTCCCCTTCCTTTAACGCAAACGACGCGACTTTTTCCGCCAACCGTGGTGGCAACTCGTCGAAGGCGTACTCCTTGATCTTTGCATTGAAGCGAATCACCAAGCGATCGGGGCCCTTTTCGACGACAATGACGCGAAGATTTTCGGTGACCTCAAAATCGCTCCCCGTATCCAAGGTGCCGACCCCACGCTCAATTGCTCCGCGATAGTAGCTTGCGAGATCCGCAATCTCAAGCAAAGGACCGGCTCGCATCTGCTGCTCTGGCGTGAATGCGGTATCCGCAGCGGCGTCATGCACCGCCTTGATTTGCTTCCAGTCGGACGACTTGATGGCCGTTCGAGCCTTCGCAATCAACTCCTCTCCCTTGGCGACCATCTCCTCGCTCAGCTCCGGAACGGAAGGGGCCGCCGGGGCTGGCTCAGGCGTGTCGGGCGGGGTCATTGCTGGCCCGGGCGTCGTCGGCGCGGGCACAGTGGTCTCCATCGATTCCATGGGGCTAGAGACCTCCGCGTCGTCGCGGTCGTTGGTCGCATTGGGTTCGGGCGACATTTCCATTGGATTGCTATCGCCAGCATCCATCCCTCCCAGACCCCCCATGCCCCCCTGAGTATCGCCGAAGGAGCCACGCGGATTATTGCTCCCACTGCCATTGCGAGTCGCGGGAGCGAGACTCCCCATAATAGGGTCAACGGCGCGGGAACGATTCCCCTGGCTTGGGGATCGAGGCGTTTCGGCTTGCAGACTCTTATCGCTTCCTTGATCGGTCGACACCGTAAAACTGCCGTCCTTTGCCGTAATCGCGATCGTCCCTGGTTTTACGTTGATGACCCACACCAGCGCCCCGATCATTGCGATCATCGCGAGGCCAAAAATCATGGACACGTACAGCCCCGTGCGTGATTTGCGCCGTCGCTTGGGTGCTTTCTTCTTGATTGCGACAGGAGCGGCCGCAAACGATGCCGCCTCATGATTGCCCGCCGCTGCCAAACCATCGTTGCCTGGGCTCGGGTTCGCTGCTGGCACAGGGACGACTGGCACTGCTGGCATCTCAATAACCGGAGTGGCGGCAACCGGAGACGCTGCTGCGAGCGGATTCCCCTGAGGAAGCAAGGCCGCAAGCGGATCTGCTTTGGGCAGCAATCCGACCAGCGGGTCAGCTTTCACAGCCGCACCAGGCGGAGGAGGCACCGCCGCAGGAGCGGAAATCGGTGCCGCAGCGCCAGGCGGCGGAGGGAGCTCCTCAAGCTCGATGACACCAAAACGAACATCAAGCTCTTTTTTCTTAACGGGGTCAAGCAAGATGTCGCGAGACTGTTGGACCCACTTCGCCGCTCGTTTCCAATCCGCTGGATCGGCGGTTCCTTTGGCGTCCTGGAGTTTTCGGATGGTCTTTTTAATCGCCGCATTGATCACCTCAGCATCCTGCTCTCCCCCCACCAAGGAAAACACTTGGTACGGATGTGGGTTCTGGGTCCCCGAGGGAAGCGAAAGGAGGTCAAGCATTTCGTTAGCCGACATTCGTCTAGGTCCGGTGGAAAGGAAACGACCGACAGGTTGCGTGGGGGGGGGGCACAGAGTTGCAGGGAGGGTTAAACCAACATGCTTCTAGTGTAGTCCATTGCCTGGAATCGAGGGAGGCACGCCCATGCGGGTTATGCAAAGAAGTCGGCAGCAAAAAGCCTTTTCCCAGGCCGCAAACTCGCGAGTTAGTCAACCCGATACTCCTATGCGGGTAATAGCAAATAAATCATTCGTGACGCTTGGCAACAACGTAGCGGTCACGCAAGAGATCGGTTCTTTCCAGAACAAGGACGGCACCTTCGGTCGATATCACTAACGGACCTTTCGTTTTTCACTTCCATCTCATCGGAAATCTTATGTTCCCCCTGATGCGAATCCGAACCGCCGCCGCGATCGCCGCGTTGGTAGGTGGCCCCTACGTCGCTTCGGAAACCGAGATGGGACGTGAAACGGTCACCACCATCAAGCAGCAATTCCAAACGAGCGAGGTCGCTAACCTTGCCGACAATGCGCTGTTGAGTCAAGACACGGGCTACGGCATCCACTCGCATTACGAAGTGGAGCAATTGCGTCATAAGGAACCATCACGCTACCGCTACGATCACGAGCTGGCCCGAAAACTCGGCGCGATTCCCGCCGCGGCGGAACAGGAACCCACACTGTTTGGCGCCACGGTCGATGACATTCGCGAGGTGCTCCGCTTCGATATCGGTTCGGAGTGGGTGATCAATCGATTTACCCGCGTCACCACCGTGCTTGCAGACTTGAATATGGAGGGGCTTCGAGTGCCGATTGTCACCGGCACCAAGGCGGATGATTTGGCGGGCACGTTGACCTACTATTTTGACACCTCCGGAAAAGTGCAACGGATCACCATCCATGGTTTTACGGGCGACCCGAGCAAGATGGTCGCCATCATGACCGAACATTATGGTTTAGCCCGAGAGCCCTCGCTCGAAGCGGGCGTTTACACTCGTCGCTGGAACGGCCAACCCGTTCAATTCTTCCGCCTGACTCACGCGCCGGTCGTCTATAGCGACGCCATTCACCAAAAGTACACGGTGTTCGTTGAGCTCAATCAGCCTAACCTCGCGTTTGGAATCAGCCCCGAAGCGCAGCGAATTATGAATTCGGATCATTACAGCGGTCGTTGGTAACGAGCCTCGGTCATATTGCGTTGCCAATCACGCGATGGACGTAACGGCATGCCCCCGTCTCACTTTGGCCGACCGCTGCAAGCGGCGACGATTACCACCGGGTCGTTTCCGCCTAACCGCTGTCCGAATCACGCTAGACGCACCGAAGGCCTCCTATCCTAGACCCCCTGCGATCACGCATGGGGTGAAGGAGAGCGAGATCCCAATGAGAGACGCTAATGATGGTGTCCCCAT contains:
- the tig gene encoding trigger factor, with the translated sequence MSTSTEPETTEVPEEKKTIQLESKVESPSPCVRQVIVTIPHAEVERYLKDAYDEIVPEASVPGFRAGRAPRKLVEKQFRDRVREQVKGALLMDSLSQVSDKEEFSAIGEPEFDFESIELPEGDGDFKYQFTVEVRPDFETPTWKGLKLSKPVEEVSDADVDESLQRVLGRYATLEATDEAAALGDKLVVTIKFSENGKLLSEFEEERITLNNRLSFSDGVIEDFGKVMENAVEGDQRTGKVKISDGAANEEMRGKEIDAEIKVVEVLKSELPKMTPSFLEELGDFESEQELRDFVRDSLTRQADYRTQQALRQSVVDALAGDADFELPKSLVQRQTQRELQRKVLELRRSGFDEDNIRRFVNASRQNAQASTEAALREHFILEKIAEETKVDAEAADYDAEVALIAQQSDSPERKVRARLEKSGQMDALRNQIVERKVIEMIVEAGEVTEEKVEKTKGEDDEEFAVYHNVLPTRDSDAIPEAKYEDNAPKDGEKKEKEKE
- a CDS encoding M20 family metallopeptidase, which encodes MKNVTHEIVDTLSRLIAFPSVSSVSNVEVTECVAEMLRSLGFETEVTTYVDFRGVEKANVLAKRMPSGATGSPAGGLAYFAHTDVVPANDWTGAPQAESNQGASAGPFDATIVNDRVYGRGSCDMKGSLAAFLAAVKQVPRESQTRPLWVVCTADEETGFHGARHLVHASAGFREIVEAQPLAIIGEPTELRVIHAHKGITGFRIISHGRAGHSSTNDGVNANVAMVPMLQKIAELHQRTLSEARYQDARFDPPTLSWNFGFTDHGSAINVTPPRSEAWVSLRTMPGIDGNDLIDEARSYAASLGLEFKALEGGDPVWVDADDPCIRAMCELAGGTAATKCYSTDGGQFSELSQRLVCGPGNIAQAHTADEWVSIDQLGQGADLYRRAIEHWCQAE
- a CDS encoding DUF6690 family protein; protein product: MRIRTAAAIAALVGGPYVASETEMGRETVTTIKQQFQTSEVANLADNALLSQDTGYGIHSHYEVEQLRHKEPSRYRYDHELARKLGAIPAAAEQEPTLFGATVDDIREVLRFDIGSEWVINRFTRVTTVLADLNMEGLRVPIVTGTKADDLAGTLTYYFDTSGKVQRITIHGFTGDPSKMVAIMTEHYGLAREPSLEAGVYTRRWNGQPVQFFRLTHAPVVYSDAIHQKYTVFVELNQPNLAFGISPEAQRIMNSDHYSGRW